One Pleurocapsa sp. PCC 7327 DNA segment encodes these proteins:
- a CDS encoding glycosyltransferase family 4 protein, with protein MKPKILHLIGDKRSGGSNRLVKQLVESKLRENFDFLVFRLEEAKPQLKNLKPDIIIFHYPCAWKYLLDLFLLKKYSKVFIYDHHYCEGFEREQVPSLFRFHLMLRLAYGLVDGVLCVSQAQHQWMLARRLVSPEKVRVISPASAMDEMLTIPSKMPSCPLIIGAYGRFAKQKGFDLLLKAFALLPPEQFQLHLGGYGPDEEQIKELARELPHVKLLGTITDVPAFLAACDAIAIPSRWEPWGLTCLEAKAAGKPVIATAVDGLCEQVRDCGVLVPANNVEKLADAIASLPEYNLEAWGKTGRNSVINAWEEFCDRTQEFFIWVR; from the coding sequence ATGAAACCTAAAATTTTACATCTTATTGGTGATAAACGTTCGGGTGGATCGAATCGACTGGTTAAACAGCTAGTCGAATCAAAATTGCGCGAAAATTTTGACTTTTTGGTATTTAGGCTAGAAGAAGCAAAACCTCAATTAAAAAATCTCAAACCAGATATCATCATTTTTCACTATCCCTGTGCTTGGAAATATCTTTTAGATCTTTTTCTACTCAAAAAATACAGTAAAGTTTTTATTTACGATCACCACTATTGCGAAGGATTTGAACGAGAACAAGTGCCTTCGCTTTTTCGCTTTCATCTCATGCTGCGGCTAGCATATGGTTTAGTCGATGGAGTGTTGTGCGTTTCTCAAGCACAGCATCAGTGGATGTTAGCTCGTCGATTAGTCTCTCCAGAAAAAGTGAGGGTGATTTCACCTGCTTCTGCAATGGATGAGATGTTAACAATTCCCTCAAAAATGCCCAGTTGCCCTTTGATAATCGGTGCTTATGGACGATTTGCCAAACAAAAAGGATTCGATCTATTACTGAAAGCATTTGCACTGCTTCCGCCAGAACAATTTCAGTTGCATTTAGGCGGATATGGACCCGATGAAGAGCAAATTAAAGAATTAGCTAGAGAATTGCCCCATGTCAAATTATTAGGAACCATTACTGACGTTCCTGCCTTTCTTGCCGCTTGCGACGCGATCGCGATTCCTTCTCGCTGGGAACCTTGGGGATTAACTTGTTTAGAAGCAAAAGCCGCCGGAAAACCCGTAATTGCTACTGCGGTTGATGGGTTGTGCGAGCAAGTTCGAGACTGCGGGGTATTAGTACCTGCCAACAATGTAGAAAAGTTAGCGGATGCGATCGCATCTTTACCCGAATATAATTTAGAAGCTTGGGGAAAGACAGGGAGAAATTCAGTCATTAATGCTTGGGAAGAATTTTGCGATCGCACCCAAGAATTTTTTATTTGGGTAAGATGA